In a genomic window of Neisseria flavescens:
- the trpD gene encoding anthranilate phosphoribosyltransferase: protein MITPQQAIERLISNNELFYDEMTDLMRQIMSGQVPPEQIAAILTGLRIKVETVSEITAAASVMREFATKVPLENADDLVDIVGTGGDGAKTFNISTTSMFVAAAAGAQVAKHGGRSVSSSSGAADVMEQMGANLNLTPEQVAQSIQQTGIGFMFAPNHHSAMRYVAPVRRSLGFRSIFNILGPLTNPAGAANQLLGVFHIDLCGILSRVLQQLGSKHVLVVCGEGGLDEITLTGKTRVAELKDGKITEYDISPADFSMKVRRNLDEIKVENAQESLQKMNEVLDGKAGAARDIVVLNAAAALYAGNVVASLADGVKAAQEAIDSGKAKAKKDEFIEFGKQFA, encoded by the coding sequence ATGATCACCCCTCAACAAGCGATTGAACGCCTCATCAGCAACAACGAACTTTTCTACGATGAAATGACCGACCTCATGCGTCAAATCATGAGCGGCCAAGTTCCGCCCGAGCAAATCGCCGCCATCCTGACCGGCCTGCGGATTAAAGTTGAAACCGTTTCCGAGATTACCGCTGCAGCCAGCGTAATGCGCGAATTTGCCACCAAAGTGCCGCTGGAAAACGCCGATGACTTGGTCGATATTGTCGGCACAGGCGGCGACGGTGCCAAAACCTTCAATATCTCTACAACTTCCATGTTTGTCGCGGCTGCGGCAGGCGCGCAAGTCGCCAAACACGGCGGACGCTCCGTTTCTTCATCCAGCGGCGCTGCCGATGTCATGGAACAAATGGGCGCCAACCTCAATCTTACCCCCGAACAGGTTGCCCAAAGCATTCAGCAAACCGGTATCGGCTTTATGTTCGCGCCCAACCATCACAGCGCCATGCGCTATGTTGCCCCAGTCCGCCGTTCGCTCGGTTTCCGCAGCATCTTCAATATCTTGGGCCCGTTGACCAATCCTGCTGGTGCGGCAAACCAACTCTTGGGCGTGTTCCACATCGACTTGTGCGGCATTCTTTCCCGCGTATTGCAACAGCTTGGTTCCAAACATGTTTTGGTTGTGTGCGGCGAAGGCGGTTTGGATGAAATCACGCTGACCGGCAAAACCCGCGTTGCCGAACTGAAAGACGGCAAAATCACCGAATACGACATCAGCCCGGCCGATTTCAGCATGAAAGTCCGCCGCAATTTAGACGAAATCAAAGTCGAAAATGCGCAAGAATCCCTGCAAAAAATGAACGAAGTGTTGGACGGCAAAGCCGGTGCCGCACGCGATATCGTTGTCCTCAATGCCGCCGCCGCGCTCTATGCAGGAAATGTGGTTGCTTCGCTGGCAGATGGCGTCAAAGCCGCTCAAGAAGCCATCGACTCCGGCAAAGCCAAAGCCAAAAAAGACGAGTTTATCGAATTTGGCAAACAGTTTGCCTAA
- a CDS encoding CsbD family protein: MSGELDKISGKVKEVAGDVSGNAKLEAEGLVQQGVGKVKEVVGDIEEKVGDVLQKGKEEAEHLVDEAKEKAESLINDIKSKF; encoded by the coding sequence ATGAGCGGCGAATTAGATAAAATCAGCGGTAAAGTAAAAGAAGTGGCTGGAGATGTATCCGGCAATGCCAAACTTGAAGCTGAGGGCTTGGTTCAACAAGGCGTTGGCAAAGTAAAAGAAGTGGTCGGCGACATTGAAGAAAAAGTCGGCGATGTTTTGCAAAAAGGCAAAGAAGAAGCCGAGCATTTGGTTGATGAAGCCAAAGAAAAAGCTGAAAGCCTGATTAATGATATTAAAAGCAAATTTTAA
- a CDS encoding SGNH/GDSL hydrolase family protein, with amino-acid sequence MTVYLIGDSVRLASEPYTRAALPEADIVSPSENCRSSHDVLEHIGQWTEGATVGDIIHINCGLHDICHNQGCNEPVADIETYRNNLTQIFDYLKQTGAKIIWASSTPFLESVHNIVKPSRRYLADLKAYNRVTEDLARQYGFAVNDLYSLMFGQDLTDVMLCDGLHFNEFGSQMIGNAVAEAILKQMD; translated from the coding sequence ATGACCGTTTACTTAATCGGCGATTCCGTTCGGCTTGCTTCGGAGCCTTACACGCGCGCCGCTTTGCCTGAGGCGGATATTGTTTCTCCATCGGAAAACTGCCGTTCGTCGCATGATGTGTTAGAGCATATCGGGCAATGGACAGAGGGCGCGACTGTGGGAGACATTATCCACATCAACTGCGGTTTGCACGACATCTGCCACAATCAAGGCTGTAATGAGCCGGTGGCCGATATAGAAACCTATCGCAACAACCTGACCCAAATTTTCGATTATCTAAAACAGACAGGTGCAAAAATTATTTGGGCGAGCAGTACGCCGTTTTTGGAAAGCGTACACAATATCGTCAAACCCTCGCGCCGTTATCTGGCCGACTTGAAGGCCTATAACCGTGTGACTGAGGATTTGGCAAGGCAATATGGTTTTGCCGTCAATGATTTATACAGTCTGATGTTTGGGCAGGATTTGACTGATGTGATGCTGTGTGACGGGCTTCATTTCAATGAGTTCGGCAGTCAGATGATAGGCAATGCAGTAGCAGAGGCGATATTGAAACAGATGGACTAA